TTGCTGCCGGAAGTATAACCCTAAAAATTGTCTGAATCTTGGTTGCCCCCAATGCATATGATGCACTCTTATAATGTTTAGGAACGGCCCTTATAGCTGATTCACTAATATTAATAACCGTGGGCAATATCATAATAGCCAACACAATAACTGCCGACATTAGGTTAGATCCCCCTGTAAACTGATAATCTGGTGAATTAGCAAATAAAATTATCTCCAGCTTATACATTAGGGGATTTAATATCAAAATACCTAATAATCCATATACAACCGATGGTATTCCGGCCAGCAATTCCACTGCCGGCTTTACAATAGCAGCCAGTGGCTTTGGAGCCGTTTCTGCCAAAAAAATAGCAGTCATAACACCTATAGGAACTCCTATAAGTATTGCTAAAAATGTACCTACAATTGATGTTAAGATAACATATAATATACCGTATGAAGGTTCTAAACCACCGGGTCTCCATACTGTTCCAAATAATATTTCTTTTAAACCTACTTCAAAAATAGCCGGTGTTCCACTGATTATCATATATAAGCTAATTGAAAACACAGCAATAACAGCAATAAAACCACAGACAGTAAATATTATACTTGCTGCTTTTTCAACAGTCCTTTTTGATTTACTATTTCCATAGATAGAAAAATTTATCTTATTCATAAGAACTCCTTACTGTAGTAAAATTACTCTGCAGGTATTAGCCCTACACTTTCAATTAATTTTTTACCTTCCTCTGATGCTAAGAAACTAAAGAATTCCTGTATAATTTCATTTTGCTTAGATATTTCACCCTTAGTAGCCATTACAAAGGGACGGCTTAATAAGTAATTACCCCCTTTAATATTTTCTGCACTTGCTTCTACCCCTTCTATGGCAAGCACATTTACCGAGTCATCTATAATATCAATAGATACATATCCAATTGCTCCCGGTATAGATGAAACCTTAGCCATAACACCACCGGTACTGTTAATTTCATTTGAATACTTACATTTATCTTCAATCTCAAGAATTTCTTCAAAAGCTCCTCTGGTTCCGGAACCGGCTTCTCTTCCGATTACAACAATAGGTTGGTTTTTACCCCCTACTTCACTCCAATTGTTAATTACTCCGGTATAAATATCAATCAACTGTTTTTTTGATAAATTACTTACCCCGTTACTTTTATCCACAATAACAGCAATACCATCTATGGCCACAATATTTTCCACGGCTCCTGATGCTTTTTCACTGTCCTTAAGGCTTCTAGAGGCATTTCCTATATCAACTGCTCCTGTAAGTACCTGTTCGACACCGGCACTAGATCCTACAAACTCGGCAGATACTAAAACATTGGGGTACTTAATCATAAAGGCTTCTGATGCGATATTTGCCAGTTTCTCCATAGATGTAGAACCGGACATAGTTAAACTGCCTTTTAGAATTTCATTTTTAGAGTTATTATCTTGATTTTTACTATTTTCTTGCTTTATATCCTCATCTTCAGTGATGCTCTTATCATTATTATTGCTTGTGCATCCGGTTAAAATTCCCATAAGGCTAATTATAAAAATCACAGCCGTAAAAATTAATTTTTTCTTTAATATTTTTCTCATATTTTACTCTCCTTAAATTCATTTAATTTATTTAATGTATTTAATGTCAAGAATAAAATATCATGATTTAAATTTATTAGAAACCATATTCATGTTTAGATTGTGTAAAGATTAAGTAAAGTGAAGATTATATTTATTTTTATATAATTTAAAAATTTTATTTTTTATACTAAGTTGGTTTTTACACTGATGCTATATAAAACACCATTTACTTTCTTACTTTAATTTAGTAAAGTGTTTAAGCGAAAAAAAAACTGCCCACTAGCCTTACTTTACAGTTGCTAATGGAACAGTCACAAATTGCTAACGTGCCTAGCGGGATTCGAACCCACGACCTTCCGCTTAGGAGGCGGACGCTCTATCCTGCTGAGCTACAGGCACATATAGACAACATGTTTATTCTACTATTTCTTTAATTTTAAGTCAAGAACCTTAGTAATTTATTTTTCAATTTTTAAAAGTTTATTTTTCCTTGCATCCAAATATTTCCTTTGAATCTTCTTCCCGGTAAGGGCTCACCAAGAAGGTCTTCTTTATTAATACAAAGACGAAAGGTGATATCGTTACATATTAAGTCTAAATCATAAACTTCTTCCTTGGTATATGAATTAACAACTAATCTACTATCCACTATATTGGCTATAATACTGTAATTGTCTGATTCAGAACCAAAGGGAATAAAACAGGTATCCACTATGGAATAAATATCTTCTTTCTTGGCTCTACGTGATACCATGGCATAGGTATCAATATCATCTAAGGTAAGACTATCAATAGCATCTTGGTTACCTTTTTTTGCTTCTGCTATAAGATTACTTCTGTTTATTTTTTCGGCACTAAGGTTCTTTACCTGAATTTCATCCTTAACTATGGGTAATAATATTCTACCTTCTAAGGATAAAGCAGACAGTGTAATAGGAACATTTTGATGCAGGTCTTTTTTATTGTTATGTTTTTCCAAATACTCTGCAACATTTTGAAGGTAAAATATTAATGATACTCCTAAACGGTAGTCATCACACATTCCCGTATAAGCCTCTGTATCTACCCTTTTATTTATAGATACTTCCTCTTTCACATTGGATCCGTAACCATATAAAAATGGATAGTAATTATCTAAATGAAAGACATCATCTTGATCATATTCTCCCCTTAGAGTTATTCCAAAATCCGGACCGAATTTCATTGATAATTCAGTTAAGCTATTTTGATAGTTTATTTGTATTGTTTTTCTATCAGATGCATCATCTAAAACTAAATTTATTAATTTATTTAATTCTGATCTATTATTTATATTACTAAATCCAATTGATCTCAAATAACTGTGCATATACTCACCTACTTTTCATTAAAAAATATTTATATAATATAGTAATTTGTCATTAAAATAACTTCTTTCTATAGCATGTGATAATATTTATATCACACTTTATTATAATCTGCAAGAAAGATTCTATGATAATAAATATATATCCTGCAACTATTCAAATATGATATATAGACTCAATAAAAAAGGATGCAACCTTTAGCAGTTACAATCCTTTTTTTGTAAAGTTGCCAACTTCTTATTTATCTTGCCAATTAAGTCTAGTTAATTATTGTATCAGTAATAAATAAAGTTAATTCCTTAGTTAGATCTTTCTCAATCCATGTATTTACTTTATCACCCTTTGCATCCTGTATTATACGAATTACAGGTCTTGTAGGACATTTTGGATTTTGTCTAAGCACTATTCCAATTTCATTTTTATTTGTGATAACCAATGAACCTATAGGGTATGCAGCAACAGAGGCGACAAATGCCTTAACCACCTCAAGATCAAACTTGACTTCTGCCTGACTTACTATAAAATCAATAGCATCATGTACTTTCATTTTTGGTAACAGATTACCATATACCCTGCTATCAAACTCGTCACAGACGGCAGCTATCTTACTTCCTATTTTGATTTTATTTCCCTTTAAATGAAAAGGATAGCCCGAACCGTCCAATCGCTCATGATGACTTATAATAATATCTTTAGATACAGGTGATAACCAATCCATTTTTTCTATAGCCGAATATCCATAGATAATATGCTTCTTTATTTCTTTTTGTTCTTTCTCTGAGCATTTATCCATAATAAGGTCACTGTAATCCATGGTAATATATGTAAAACCTATATCATGTAGAAGACAACCTATAGCTATATCCCTAATCATTTTCTTTGATAACTTTAACTTTATTGCTAATATTACTGAAAGGGCACATACATTCAATGAATGGGAATATGTCATTTCACTTTTATTTCTAATGGTAGATAAATTATAAATAACGTCTGGATTCTGCATGATATCATATATAATATCATCAGCAATTGTCGTAATTTCTTCTAATTCTTTATTTGAATGGTATGTATATTTACTTAGTATTTCTTTAACAGTCTCTAGACATTGCTTTTCAATTTGATGCTCAAGGCTATCGTCAAAAGTAATACCTTCACTAATATCATCTTCTACATAAATATACTCAATATTTAATGCCTTTAAACGGCTTATATATTCTTTTTTTACTATTGTTCCGGCTGTCATTAATACAGAATTATTCTCATTTAATATATCTTTAGCTAAACGTTCATATCCTTTTATAGAATCAACGGAAATAATTCTCATGCTTTTTCCTTTCAAATCTACTACATCTTTTACGTCTATTCCATAATTGTTTTATAATTTATAGCTTGGTTTAATGCTGACTTCTCCTCTTTTGATAATTCTAGGAATGACTCTCCTTTTATTATTTCTTTTAAATACGTATAACAACCCTCTCTACTACTATGGACAGAGTTTAAAATTATACCATCATTATTTTTATCAAGCAAGGCTATAACAAAACTTAATTTTCCACCCATTTCTTTAAAAGCATCATATTTTACAACACCTATTTTTTGAAAGGTTATTGTTAGATTTTCATTAATTTTTTCTATTTCTTGGTTAAGTTTCTTACTGTCTGATTTAAGTATATCAATATCTGTAAACTTTTCCCTTATTATTTCTTCCAAGCTTTCACCATTTGATCCCTGCATGAATTTTTTATATCTTTTTGTTAATTTTCTTTGTTTTGATATTAGAATAATATTGATAATAAATAATATTATAAGCATACAGGCAAGGCCTATGGTAATGTATATAATGTTTTCTTCAACCAATTCTAACCAGTACATTTTTTCCTCCGCAGTTCTTAGAATATTTATTATTTTAGATTATAAAACATGTCCATTATTCTTTCTAAATCCTCGTCAGAATAATATTCTATCTCTATCTTACCTTTGTTTTTGTTTTTTCTATGTATGGAAACCTTAGTACCGATAATATTCTTTAGTTTTTCCTCTAGGTTTTTATATATAAAGGAATCCTCGTTAGTTGATGCTGTCTCTTTTACAGCATTACCTTTTAACAACTTTTTGACTAACTTTTCAGTTTCTCTTACGCTTAATTTTTCATTATATATCCTACAAGCTGTTCCATATTGTAAATTTGGATCTTCCAAAGGTAATAATGCCCTGGCATGTCCATTGGATATATGATTATCTATAAGCATTTGCTGGACTCTATGGTCTAGCTTTAATAAACGCAAAGAATTTGTTATGGCAGTTCTACTTTTAGAAACTCTTTCAGCCACTTCTTCTTGCTTCAAATTAAATTCTTGAATTAATCTTTGGTACGCATGTGCTTCCTCTATAGGATTTAAATCCTCTCTTTGAATATTCTCAATTAGAGCTATTTCTACAATTTCCTGTGGACTATAATCTTTTATAATTACAGGAACTTCTTTTAATCCCGCAAGCCTAGCTGCCCTCCACCTTCTTTCACCGGCTATAATTTCATAATACCGATCTCTTTTTTGTACAATTAAAGGCTGTATTACTCCATATTGCTTTATGGATTCAGCTAATTCTTGAAGGGCTTCTTCATCAAATTTTTTTCGTGGCTGTGATTTGTTAGGCTCTATCTCATGAATAGGCACTAATGTTTCACGTGAAACATTATCTTTACCAGATGACTCTGATTCAGAAATCCTTGCCGGTATCATAATATCTAGTCCTTTTCCCAGTCCTCTTCTAATAGCAGACATTTTATCCTCCCTTATTATTTTAAACAAGTTCAATTTTTTTTCAATATTCTTATTATAGTATATATATTAAAAATTTATATGAATATCAAATCAAACTATACTACATTAATATATTATCTTATTTACCCTATTATCTTAATATCAGTTATATTTATCATTTTCAATCACTTCATCAGCTAATTGCCTATAACCATCTGCCCCTGCTGATTTTGAATCGTAGATATTAATAGGTAAACCGTGACTAGGGGCTTCAGCTAACCGTACATTTCTCGGTATAATTGTTTTATAGATATTATGATTAAGGTTTTCTTTGACGTTTTCAACAACCTGTAATGAAAGATTAGTACGAGCATCAAACATAGTAAAAACAACACCTTCAATTTTCAAGGATGGATTTAATCTCTTTTTTACTAAGTTTATTGTATGCATCAGTTGAGTTAATCCTTCCAAAGCATAGAATTCACATTGAATTGGAACCAGAATTGAATCTGCAGTAGTCATTGCATTAACTGTCAGTGTACTTAATGAAGGGGGACAATCAATAATAATAAAATCATAATCATCCTTTATCCTATCTATATGGCTCTTTAATATATATTCCCTATCCTCTATACCTATTAATTCGATTTCAGCTCCTGCCAAGTTTACGTTAGAAGGTAAAATATCTAAGTTCTCAAATTCGGTATTAATCAGACATTCATTAAAAGTACTATCACCTATCATCATATGATAAATTGTTTTTTCTAAATTAATTTTATCTATTCCTAATCCACTTGTTGTATTTCCCTGAGGATCAATATCTATCGCCAAAACTTTTTTTTCTCTTTCAGCTAGACATGCCGATAAATTTATTGCTGTTGTTGTTTTACCGACTCCTCCTTTTTGATTGGCGATTGCAATTACCCTTCCCATTTTTACACCGTCCTTCTAAACATTTAAATTAATTTATAAACTTGTAGAAAATCATGTTTTGATTATAACATTATTAATATTATATATCTACATACAATATTAAAATAGACTTTAATTTAAAGAATAATTAATTTATTTGTAAAGGATCGTATTTTAAAATATGTGTTTTTATAAAATGTTTCACGTGAAACATGAATAATTTTATATTATTATGACATATTCATACCTCTCATATTTAACCCGTCTATAGTTTAGTATTAAAATAAAATCATATTTTTATTTTTGTGAATTGCTAAGAATAATGATGTTCAAAGCTAATGGATAGGGTACTTATAGAATTATACTAAGATATATAAATACTAATTATTTATAAAAGCCAAATTAGATATGATAAAAATATATGCTGTATTATTTAAGTAACAAATTTATTTATACGATAACTTTATTAAAAATATAAGGTAGAAACCTTATAAGTCAGTACGTGATTTATTTATGATAAAATTTAAAAAGATAAGACAAACCACCGGTCTATCCGGTGGCCTTAACTAGAATATATCAACTATATTATGTTTTATTGCATATACAGCAGCCTGGGTTCTATCAGAAACATTTATTTTTCTAAAAATATTAGATACATGATTTTTAACGGTTTTTTCACTGATGCTAAGAGTATAAGCTATCTCCTTATTGAATAATCCTTCAGCCAGTAATTTTAAAACTTCTAATTCTCTTCTGGTTAGAGAATTTTCAATTAAACTGGCATTAGATGCTTTTTCATCCATCCGCCTTTTTAATATTGGCCTTAATTCCGGTTGGATATAAGTATCACCATTTAAAACTGTAAAAATAGCTTTCTTTAAAACTGAAGAACTAGAATCTTTTAATACATAACCGTCTACACCAAATTCGACAGCCTTAATAAGATATTCTACCTCATTATGAATAGTTAATATTAAGATTTTTATCTTTGATTTCTTTTCTCTTAAATGCTGTAATACTTTTAAACCATTTATATTAGGCATATTAATATCCAATAAAAGTACATCTGTTATACTATCATCTAATGTTTCTATACATTCTCGCCCATTACCAGCCTCAGCTACTACCTTTATATCACCATCTAATTCTAGTATCTGTTTAATTCCTTCCCTGACCATAGAATGATCATCGGCAATCATTATATTAATTGGTTTGCTCATCACTCTTCCCCTTCACTTATCGTTATAGGTACTTTAACAGTAACAATTGTTCCTTTATTTATGTTTGATTCTATATTTATCTTACCCGATAATAGATTTACCCGTTCCTTCATAAAGGATAATCCATAACCGGTATAATTGTCATTCTTTATATTTTGCTTTAACTCAGTATCAAAACCTTTGCCGTCATCCTTTACCGATATATTAATATATTTTTCATTGTAAAATATATTTATCTCTATGGATTTTGCCTCTGCATGTTTTATTGCATTATTACAAGCTTCCTGTATTATGCGAAATATTGACAAATTTACAATGCCTAATATATCTTTCTTTTCTTCATTATAATTAAAACTAACCTTTATATCATGATTCATCATCAACTGATTAATAAATCTTTCAACGGTTGTTATCAGACCCAAATCCTCCAAGGACATAGGATTTAAATTATAAATTATTTCTCTAATTTCACCGATAACTTCTTTTATGGTATTAGTCATGGTTATCAGTTCAAGCCTTGTCCGTACAGGATCCATATCTACTAACCTAGTACATAATTCAATTTTATGTATTAAGCTAGATAGTATCTGTATGGTTGAATCATGAAGATCTCTGGCTATTCTCTGCCTATCTTGTTCTTGTATTTTTAAATATTTATGATCTGAATTACAGTATAATTGCTTTTTTTCCTCTAGAAAAGCCCTTATCCTCTTAAATTGCATAATATCATATTTTAGACTTTCCTCTTTATGTGTAAGCCTATTTATATCCTCTTCTATTTCTGCAATTTCTAATTTTAATTCTTCAATATTAATACCCTTATAACTAGTCGGAAACAATAAGCTGTCTTTATTTGATATGCATAGAAAACTAGCAGCTTCTTTCTCAGATAATTTATTCAAATATGATTTTCTTTTATCCTTAACTAGTTTTAAATTATTCTCATATTCTTTAATTAGTCCACTAACAAAATTCTTTAATTTATCGGTATCCTCTAGAAAAATGTCACTGTCATACATTGTCAAAATCTCCTTCATATAAAGAATAATATATGGTATTCTTTTATCATAATTATCCTAACATGAAGCAGAAATAATATCAAATTCATAAGATACTTTTTTATTATAATATAATATTTTTCCATAATTAAAAAGTCATTTTTTAAATTATTTTTGATTTACTATTTATGGCAGCAACTTAATGCTTGGTTATTATATTTCATTATAATATCTTTTTCATTATAATTAATATAATCTTTCATATTTTCTACCGGATAATCAAATCCTATTTTCTTAAATATTTCAACTAAAGCTTTAGGAATTATAGCATAAATATTAGGAATAGATAAGTTTTTAGCTTTATCAATTAAAATTCGAAGTATCATATCCCCATATTTTTTATTCCTATAGGTCTTTTTAACAGCTATCCATTTTATATAAGCCCTATCATTAATAATCTCAAGTCTTCCGCTTGCAATAGCTTTATCCTCTTTTAAGCCATCATATAGTATTACATGAAAAACCTCTTGATTTGAAATATCTAAAACAAGTTTCTCATCATATTCTAACTCATTAACAAATACCTCACGAAGTATTTGACTAACCTCATCATATCTCTCCTTATTTGAAACTAATTTTGCAAATACCACTTAAAGTTCTCCTTTCAATAGATTTATAAAGGTTCCTTTGAT
This genomic interval from Herbinix luporum contains the following:
- the pstC gene encoding phosphate ABC transporter permease subunit PstC, yielding MNKINFSIYGNSKSKRTVEKAASIIFTVCGFIAVIAVFSISLYMIISGTPAIFEVGLKEILFGTVWRPGGLEPSYGILYVILTSIVGTFLAILIGVPIGVMTAIFLAETAPKPLAAIVKPAVELLAGIPSVVYGLLGILILNPLMYKLEIILFANSPDYQFTGGSNLMSAVIVLAIMILPTVINISESAIRAVPKHYKSASYALGATKIQTIFRVILPAAKSGIVTAIVLGVGRAIGEAMAISLVAGNGANFPLPFNSVRFLTTAVVSEMSYAADTHKRVLFTIGLILFTFIIIINLVLNKVMKGGVKNAK
- a CDS encoding phosphate ABC transporter substrate-binding protein produces the protein MRKILKKKLIFTAVIFIISLMGILTGCTSNNNDKSITEDEDIKQENSKNQDNNSKNEILKGSLTMSGSTSMEKLANIASEAFMIKYPNVLVSAEFVGSSAGVEQVLTGAVDIGNASRSLKDSEKASGAVENIVAIDGIAVIVDKSNGVSNLSKKQLIDIYTGVINNWSEVGGKNQPIVVIGREAGSGTRGAFEEILEIEDKCKYSNEINSTGGVMAKVSSIPGAIGYVSIDIIDDSVNVLAIEGVEASAENIKGGNYLLSRPFVMATKGEISKQNEIIQEFFSFLASEEGKKLIESVGLIPAE
- a CDS encoding DUF3881 family protein; the encoded protein is MHSYLRSIGFSNINNRSELNKLINLVLDDASDRKTIQINYQNSLTELSMKFGPDFGITLRGEYDQDDVFHLDNYYPFLYGYGSNVKEEVSINKRVDTEAYTGMCDDYRLGVSLIFYLQNVAEYLEKHNNKKDLHQNVPITLSALSLEGRILLPIVKDEIQVKNLSAEKINRSNLIAEAKKGNQDAIDSLTLDDIDTYAMVSRRAKKEDIYSIVDTCFIPFGSESDNYSIIANIVDSRLVVNSYTKEEVYDLDLICNDITFRLCINKEDLLGEPLPGRRFKGNIWMQGKINF
- a CDS encoding HD-GYP domain-containing protein, translated to MRIISVDSIKGYERLAKDILNENNSVLMTAGTIVKKEYISRLKALNIEYIYVEDDISEGITFDDSLEHQIEKQCLETVKEILSKYTYHSNKELEEITTIADDIIYDIMQNPDVIYNLSTIRNKSEMTYSHSLNVCALSVILAIKLKLSKKMIRDIAIGCLLHDIGFTYITMDYSDLIMDKCSEKEQKEIKKHIIYGYSAIEKMDWLSPVSKDIIISHHERLDGSGYPFHLKGNKIKIGSKIAAVCDEFDSRVYGNLLPKMKVHDAIDFIVSQAEVKFDLEVVKAFVASVAAYPIGSLVITNKNEIGIVLRQNPKCPTRPVIRIIQDAKGDKVNTWIEKDLTKELTLFITDTIIN
- a CDS encoding DUF4446 family protein, which gives rise to MYWLELVEENIIYITIGLACMLIILFIINIILISKQRKLTKRYKKFMQGSNGESLEEIIREKFTDIDILKSDSKKLNQEIEKINENLTITFQKIGVVKYDAFKEMGGKLSFVIALLDKNNDGIILNSVHSSREGCYTYLKEIIKGESFLELSKEEKSALNQAINYKTIME
- a CDS encoding ParB/RepB/Spo0J family partition protein — protein: MSAIRRGLGKGLDIMIPARISESESSGKDNVSRETLVPIHEIEPNKSQPRKKFDEEALQELAESIKQYGVIQPLIVQKRDRYYEIIAGERRWRAARLAGLKEVPVIIKDYSPQEIVEIALIENIQREDLNPIEEAHAYQRLIQEFNLKQEEVAERVSKSRTAITNSLRLLKLDHRVQQMLIDNHISNGHARALLPLEDPNLQYGTACRIYNEKLSVRETEKLVKKLLKGNAVKETASTNEDSFIYKNLEEKLKNIIGTKVSIHRKNKNKGKIEIEYYSDEDLERIMDMFYNLK
- a CDS encoding ParA family protein; this encodes MGRVIAIANQKGGVGKTTTAINLSACLAEREKKVLAIDIDPQGNTTSGLGIDKINLEKTIYHMMIGDSTFNECLINTEFENLDILPSNVNLAGAEIELIGIEDREYILKSHIDRIKDDYDFIIIDCPPSLSTLTVNAMTTADSILVPIQCEFYALEGLTQLMHTINLVKKRLNPSLKIEGVVFTMFDARTNLSLQVVENVKENLNHNIYKTIIPRNVRLAEAPSHGLPINIYDSKSAGADGYRQLADEVIENDKYN
- a CDS encoding response regulator, whose translation is MSKPINIMIADDHSMVREGIKQILELDGDIKVVAEAGNGRECIETLDDSITDVLLLDINMPNINGLKVLQHLREKKSKIKILILTIHNEVEYLIKAVEFGVDGYVLKDSSSSVLKKAIFTVLNGDTYIQPELRPILKRRMDEKASNASLIENSLTRRELEVLKLLAEGLFNKEIAYTLSISEKTVKNHVSNIFRKINVSDRTQAAVYAIKHNIVDIF
- a CDS encoding sensor histidine kinase is translated as MYDSDIFLEDTDKLKNFVSGLIKEYENNLKLVKDKRKSYLNKLSEKEAASFLCISNKDSLLFPTSYKGINIEELKLEIAEIEEDINRLTHKEESLKYDIMQFKRIRAFLEEKKQLYCNSDHKYLKIQEQDRQRIARDLHDSTIQILSSLIHKIELCTRLVDMDPVRTRLELITMTNTIKEVIGEIREIIYNLNPMSLEDLGLITTVERFINQLMMNHDIKVSFNYNEEKKDILGIVNLSIFRIIQEACNNAIKHAEAKSIEINIFYNEKYINISVKDDGKGFDTELKQNIKNDNYTGYGLSFMKERVNLLSGKINIESNINKGTIVTVKVPITISEGEE
- a CDS encoding GNAT family N-acetyltransferase; its protein translation is MVFAKLVSNKERYDEVSQILREVFVNELEYDEKLVLDISNQEVFHVILYDGLKEDKAIASGRLEIINDRAYIKWIAVKKTYRNKKYGDMILRILIDKAKNLSIPNIYAIIPKALVEIFKKIGFDYPVENMKDYINYNEKDIIMKYNNQALSCCHK